A genomic stretch from Candidatus Hydrogenisulfobacillus filiaventi includes:
- the sigF gene encoding RNA polymerase sporulation-specific sigma factor (sigma-F) (Evidence 2a : Function from experimental evidences in other organisms; PubMedId : 9891799, 15187183, 15205417, 15819616, 16045607, 22115775, 23169620, 24067622, 26506528; Product type cp : cell process) has translation MSNNHPGADLDPPSEAEWFRRAQAGDPDARRVLVERHWNLVWHIVHRFQGRGYEAEDLFQVGAIGLLKAIDRFEVERGLKFSTYAVPLIMGEIRRYLRDDQPLRVSRSVRELGVRIEQTRQRLSQAWGRDPTVEELAGELGLDPTAITEAMEAVQPPASLHQTLDSPHGGETRLLDNIPDPRSEAEWLEQLALTQAFQALDARDRYILQARFAEGRTQSEVAERLHISQVQVSRLERRALERLRRALSEETTGRRPAP, from the coding sequence ATGTCCAATAACCACCCCGGCGCCGACCTCGACCCCCCCTCCGAGGCTGAATGGTTCCGCCGTGCCCAGGCCGGGGATCCCGACGCCCGCCGGGTGCTGGTGGAGCGGCACTGGAACCTGGTGTGGCACATCGTGCATCGTTTCCAGGGCCGCGGCTATGAGGCGGAGGACCTGTTCCAAGTGGGAGCCATCGGGCTTCTCAAGGCCATCGACCGCTTTGAGGTGGAGCGGGGCCTGAAATTCTCCACCTATGCCGTGCCCCTGATCATGGGCGAGATCCGCCGTTATCTGCGCGACGACCAGCCCTTGCGGGTGTCGCGGTCGGTGCGCGAACTCGGGGTGCGCATCGAACAGACCCGGCAGCGCCTGAGCCAGGCCTGGGGCCGGGATCCAACCGTGGAGGAGCTGGCAGGGGAGCTGGGCCTGGACCCCACGGCCATTACCGAAGCTATGGAGGCGGTTCAGCCCCCCGCCTCGCTCCATCAGACCCTGGACAGCCCCCATGGCGGGGAGACGCGCCTGCTCGACAACATCCCGGATCCCCGTTCGGAGGCGGAATGGCTTGAGCAGCTGGCGCTGACCCAGGCCTTCCAAGCCCTGGATGCCCGCGACCGGTATATCCTGCAGGCGCGGTTTGCGGAGGGCCGGACCCAGAGCGAGGTGGCAGAGCGCCTGCACATCTCCCAGGTCCAGGTTTCTCGGCTGGAACGCCGGGCTCTGGAGCGCCTGCGCCGGGCTCTGAGCGAGGAGACGACCGGGCGCCGGCCGGCGCCCTGA
- a CDS encoding putative Dodecin (Evidence 3 : Putative function from multiple computational evidences), producing MSSVAKVVEMVGQSSESWQDAVNRAVAELHKSVPDITGVEVTNWTANVRDGRVVEYKVDVKVAYGAEGGR from the coding sequence GTGAGCAGTGTAGCCAAGGTGGTGGAAATGGTCGGGCAGTCGTCGGAAAGCTGGCAGGACGCGGTCAACCGCGCGGTGGCCGAACTGCACAAGAGCGTGCCCGACATTACCGGCGTGGAAGTGACCAATTGGACCGCCAACGTGCGCGACGGGCGGGTGGTGGAGTACAAGGTCGACGTGAAGGTAGCCTACGGGGCTGAAGGCGGCCGGTAA
- the spoVAC gene encoding mechanosensitive channel; stage V sporulation protein AC (Evidence 2a : Function from experimental evidences in other organisms; PubMedId : 15849754, 16077113, 16850406, 24666282, 26604257, 27105070, 31375487; Product type cp : cell process), translating to MAEGAPRDPAAPLRGLTREEYRRLVSRQQPKKPLVRNLWWAFAIGGTIAEVGQAILWGFTRLGLPQKEALSATAVVLVGLGALLTGLGWYDAITKLGGMGGSLPITGFANAMVAPAMEYRREGLVLGIGARLFTIAGPVLTYTLLAGFVVGFIGYFLAGWR from the coding sequence TTGGCGGAGGGAGCGCCGCGGGACCCCGCGGCCCCTTTGCGGGGCCTCACGCGGGAAGAGTACCGGCGGCTCGTGAGCCGGCAGCAGCCGAAGAAACCGCTGGTCCGCAACCTTTGGTGGGCATTCGCGATCGGGGGGACCATCGCGGAGGTCGGACAGGCCATCCTCTGGGGGTTCACCCGGCTGGGCCTGCCCCAGAAGGAGGCCCTTTCGGCCACGGCGGTGGTCCTGGTGGGACTGGGGGCCCTCCTGACCGGTCTGGGATGGTATGACGCCATCACTAAGCTGGGCGGCATGGGCGGCAGCCTGCCCATTACCGGCTTTGCCAATGCCATGGTCGCCCCGGCGATGGAATACCGCCGGGAGGGACTGGTTCTGGGCATCGGGGCCCGCCTGTTCACCATCGCGGGCCCGGTTCTGACCTATACCCTGCTGGCCGGCTTTGTGGTCGGGTTCATCGGCTATTTCCTGGCCGGCTGGCGGTAG